CTCAAATGACCATAGCCTCCACATACGCCCacataatatatacatgtatatacagcGTTAACCACCGAGGGTACAGGCAGAAGAAATgtaacaccatggaggaaggaaatccTGTCctctagaactatgaggttcgttacGCTATTGTCACCACGAACCTTTTAAATAGATGGTGATATCTCAAACGACAACGATTTCTTTTGCCATTTATATTTGCTTTCTTTTACAAGGGGTGTTCTGAAAATCAAATCTCGCCAAAAAATTGGACTCTTTGCGGAGTGGATTATCTGGAGCCCATACCTACATTGAGAGTTAACAAGATCACCGGAGCCCAATTTTGGCGAGCTctgatttcaaaaaaaaatcttccttttttttattcccTATAATTGACACAGCTTAGcaattgttaattgttttaacATACAATGAGATGAGATAACTGCTACATATCAGTGCATGATCAGTGGttgtatattaaaggaacacgttgccttggatcggacgagttggtccataaaaagcgtttgtaaccatttgttataaaatgtttatggttagaaagatgttttaaaagtagaatataatgatccacacaagtatctcagATTAGAAGTATAaacacagagaaaaaaaatcaccccCATTCATACACGAACATAATGTTTGTACATTAATTAATCAGAAAACATTTATGTATCCTTTCTCTTTTTCATTTTCGGAATATGAGATTCCTGTTGCAATAAAAATGAGATTCCTGTTGAGTGCAAGTTTATCACTGCAACCACTGTTAGTGTTACTCTACACTGTACAGTGTTGCAGGATACAGAAATCTTTACCAAAGTGAAAAATGACTGTCATCACTCGACAATGCTTGATAAGGAGTTGTCAATGGATTTATTCTTGTTTTATCTTACAATGTAAGTTACATTGAAGTTGATTTTTATTATAACCACAACAATTATTTCCTTCCTCCCTGTTTGTGTTTGTACTTTGCTACATATAACAACACTTTATTTTACAGTACACTCACTCAAAAATTAGGGCCAATCAAATACATTAGGCCTATTAGCATTACTATTATATTAAATAATTCACGTTGATCATTATTATGTACAGTGACCAGTCACTTTAGTTAATACAGACAGTGAAACAAACAACTTACCGAGCAAGATTTCCACCAAAATGGACTGGTCTaaacacgattttaagccaagatggcgtccaacCGTTTTCCGTGAAAGTTAAGTTTTTTTCCTGGTTAAAAactcacacttttcgtgaagtttttccattaaatgtatgtttatattacagaacacacatacttctaatatatctatggtttatttgcaatttttgaggtatttaaaacttgttggcggcgtgttgtcggcgctctggacttgttgtcggcgttgttggcttgttgtcggcttttagtaggaccctaACTTACTGGTAGATTGAACACTTAAACTTTAAGGTCTAGACGTTCAGCCATTGAAACAGCATGTTTTCTTTTCccctgaaataattttgttcactTCGAGGTAAGTAGCGAATTGAAAAAGTGTAGTTCACAAATATTAATGAATTTTGGTTCAAACTTTCCGGTAAAATGTAAGATTTAACACCACCATCATGTTCGTGTGTATGGTTTAACTAACAAACGAGTACATGGAGTATGATTGGTGCGCTGGTACTCGGTCTTCCCCCCGTAATTGGCTAAACACACAGCGACATGACGAATACCAGTTGTGTGTGATTAGGATTTCCCCCTGCACACACGTACGTATGTACACACAATGCATAACAACACATTACGGAACTACACGCGAGTACATTGAGTAGGGCTGTGTAGACCCTACACGATACGTGCGGTTGAAATCTCGTCCCATATCGGGCACCATATGCAGTGTGGGGTCATCACACATTGCAGAAACGTTGATCTGTTACAACTATGGCAGAAATCCCGTGTCTGATTTCAAACGTTTCTGACAatcattttatactatcaacagctccacataacattactcgttaccaagtaaggtttcatgcaaataactactttgagtaattaccaatagtgcctgaATACTTGTGCAACTATCCGATTTGCCCAGATCATCCCCTTTAGTTTCCAGTGCACAAGCCGAAAAGGACATTAAACAACCTGCATCGACACAAATCAATGGTCACCAGGGACAGATTGCCACTTCCGGGCTGAAAATAATTTATcctcttcacagtccataaAGAGGCATGAAAATCACCCACTTCTCGAGCCTGGCTAATAAAAGGAAATGCACTACCTTTCCAACTTAATTTAATAATACAAAGCAACTATGATCAAGTGCCTAGCTCAAGGGCACAATAGTATAATGTCACGACCGATATTCGAAACCCAACACTCTGTTGCTGACGACAcaagagcttgggtccggtaaACTAAACCAATCCGCAGCGACACGACAACACTATTGATGGTttcaaaaagttattttaaagaaaacttaaaAGATGAAAAACTAATATATTTCGGGAAAACAATGGTTatgacttttttctttttacagattaatgtttatttctttgtgaaatcgggctCTAATTAGCCTGATCTGCAGTCATCTATTCTGTTAGATTCCACTTTTCTTAAGTGCTCCCTATACACCACTCAAGTTTTTTACTGTTCaaattgctaaaaaaaaaatgagttgtATAAAGTCGTTGGTATTTACAGTCATCAGTTTTCAGTCTATTTTGATCTCATCTTTCTGAGACAGCTAGATGGTTCAGGAATCATGTGGTACCGACACCGGAGCATCTGACGGAACACCTCCTTGAAGTGCGGGTGTTTGACCCCGTAGATGACGGGGTTGACGGCGCTGTTGAAGATGATGATCGCCCCAGTCCATGGGATGACCGGATCGCTGGGCGGTATCAGCAGAGCAATGAAGAAGGGAGCCAGACAGGCAATAAAGGCGCACACCACAAGGAAGAGATTCTTGGTGATCTGTACCTGTCTCTTGCTGAAGCTTCCCGCTGGTTCCTTGTGTAGTTGAGTGCTGCTGGCACCCGAAGGATTGGAAGTTTCAGCCATCTCAATGCCCTCCCCCATCATCTTCTTCATGTGGCCTGTGACGTGGCGGTAGATCTTGAAGTAACAGACGAACAGGATGATGAGTGGAATGGGGTAGATCAGAGCAGATAGCAACATACTAAATAGATCGCTCGATTCGACCGAGGTGTCTTGAGAACAAGTCTTGTACTTGTCTGAGTAACCGTATTTACCGATACCAAATAATGGAAGGGAACAGACTAATGCTGGATAGAGCCACGTAAATACCAACATGGCTGCTATCTTCTTAGGTGTGTAGATGGAGTGGTAAGTTCCAATGGATCTAGTGATGAGCACGAATCGGTTAATGGAGATGGCTGCAAGGTTCATGATACTGCAGCCAACGCTTGGAAACCCAATAGCAGCTGCGACAATGCAGACCACCTCTGGCATCGGCCAGCCGTTCATGCTGAACAGCGCCACCGCTGCAAACGGTGCAGTTAGACAAGTCACCAGGTCGGCCGAGGCCAAGTTGACGACAAAAGCATTGGTGCGGGTCTGAAGCTTCTTTGATAACACAACGGCCAGAATCACCAAGACGTTCCCTACGAAGCCAGACAAGGCCACGAAGCAGACGAGACTGCCGATGATGGCTCGCTGCGTGTAGTCCTCAAAGCGGAAGGTTTGACCGTCTCCCATCGGCGTTGTTACGAGGATATCATCGCTAGCGGTCGTGAAGTTCTCAACAGAAGTATCGTCAGTTGAATTGATTAACTCGTCATCAGTTGTCATAACGAAATAGCTGTCACTGGTAGCATTTTCGGGCGAGATGAAAAATGTATGCGTCTCTGTCATTAATGTCGTCGCCATATTGGTTGTCATTAATTCAGTTGCCATGGTCATGGTGTCTTATGAAGCCGGTTATCTGGGTAGGTGTTCTTTCAAAGTGCACTTGGGACGAACCTCCCTATGGTGTAGAAAGGAAACAACAGTCTGTGTCAATTGATCAGTCATGATGCGGACATTTACGATTAATTCAGGGCTGGCCTTTAACCCTTTTTAAAGGCATCAGTGGTATGCTAATAATGAtgcttatataaaataacatcaACCATATTGTTATAATACAGCGTATACACACGTCCAGTAGCTAGATAAGTGGGCTTTAAATAATCCCTGTTCATCGGGCAAATTATATACATTTCCTTTAATTTGATTACCATTGGTAACTCCATTGGGCTATACAACCCCAAGCTGATTTTAAGTCACCGCTTATAGGTTCAACCAGCATGTTATTTTCTTTCCAAGATACGTTATACCACCAGCCCTTTCACATAACCCAtctttacaactttttgttaagGGAAGCAATTTTGGTTATATAGTGGCctttctcaaggacacaagtgccttgACTGGGACTTGAATTTACACTGTGCTGATCATAAACTAAAGAGCTTGAGtcttgtgcttaaaggcagtggacactattggtaattgtcaaagactagccttcacagttggtgtatctcaacatatgcataaaataacaaacctgtgaaaatttgtgctcagtcggtcatcgaacttgcgagacaataatgaaagaataaacacccttgtcgcacgaagttgtgtgcgtttagatggttgatttcgagacctcaagttctaaacttgaggtctcgaaatcaaattcgtggaaaattacttctttctcgaaaactatgatacttcagagggatccgtttctcacaatgttttttataccatcaacctctccccattactcatttccaagtaaggttttatgctaataattattttgagtaatgaccaagtgtccactgcctttaaccacccggccatgacacgccaaagTATGGCCACGTAATACCATTGGGTATACTCTTGTATTTGAGTATGTATACAACATAGAAACCCTACACACAATGATTGTACTTCGTACAAATGTTAACATCTTTCCGTTTAAATGACTTTTACTGTGAGTGTGCGAGATCGCTACAACTTTGTAACGGCAATACCCGATTTGGTTTCTCATTGTTAAAGTAATTATAATTGACTGATCatgtttcttcctccatgatttaacCATAACATAGTTCCGCATATGAAAATGGAACAACATTTTGCGTCTAGTGCCAAACAAGCCTTTCTCTGCTTCTAAAGGAAATAACACGCTATGCAACCACAGCGCCGTGCTGGTAACAGACTCACCGTAAACTGGACAACCTTTGGAAAATAGAAAGCTCCAAATTCATATAGTCCTACAAAGTCCCGAAtctgttttatgctaataattattttgagtaatgaccaagtgtccactgcctttaaccacccggccatgacacgccacagtATGGTCACGTAATACCATTGGGTATACTCTTGTATTTGAGTATATATACAACATAGAAACCCTACACACAATGATTGTACTTCGTACAAATGTTAACATCTTTCCGTTTAAATGACTTTTACTGTGAGTGTGCGAGATCGCTACAACTTTGTAATGGCAATACCCGATTTGGTTTCTCATTGTTAAAGTAATTATAATTGACTGATCatgtttcttcctccatgatttaacCATAacataaactgctcacaaaaagtaaggaaacttttttcaatccagtatatttaacaggttcacaattatctatgattttttattttttgccctTTTCAGTAATATATAGCAAATTTTcttaaagatgttttcaaagtgttgaaattatgctgtttttctccataaaatatttttgggagaacaaactcagtatcgggtgcacaaacttagcaaGAAAAAGGAGGGTTAGGTTTGTTTATCCTTGGTGctcaaatcaagctgaaaagtggaagggataaatttgtttatcctttgctgctcaaaaccaACCAAAAGGTAGGAGGGGTAGATTTATTTATCCCTTGAAACTCGAACACGGCAAAATGTGCGATATATTGTAACAAATAAGTGgaatttatctatttttaaccatttagccactgtacCGCTCAGCCGCATATAGCAaaacactgtatgcggtacgaggaaacctcgctagcttgtgtttgtagaaaaaaaggaacatcaaaagaaaactcgatagtcattagtaggtctacgcatttgttaacatatctagttgttatagatcgttattaattctcccttcacagttgacttgtcgaagctaatgatgaagaaataatttagctcttacgaaaaaaaaaaacgctcattagtaaacaggaaactgtgcatcatttatgatgatattgtcgaaaattaacgccttcgcatttaatcggtatgagcattgagccagacaaaagccttgaaaagctattgtgttcattttatccgtgcacaaaaatattcgccataaaaattaccgtagccgtttaacgagaggcatttattgttcccatgagaacttgtactattaccgaaagggttaaaagttgtgcatacacattaagccatggctatcttttaaaatttgaactacgattccagtaatttactgcaagaatcttgagaaattggatttcagcaaactcgggcggtgcagggactaaagggttaaAACGTTAGCATAGCAAAATTAGATTGATTCGTAAAATCTACATCATGTTTTTTACGATTTGGAGgataaaatggtaaaacaaaaacttattgctttaaaatcctgtttcgagagCAATTCTCAGaccataatgaatattttaagaTACTTGACAAATAACCAAATATAAACAGGTtcacaattaaataaacaatttgtagTTTGTACTGTTTTTGGTAATATATAGCaacttttcttgaagatgttttcaaaatgttaaaactatactgtttttctccataaaatacctttgggagaacaaagtcaatatcgggtgcacaaacttagccaaaaagaggaggggatagatttgtttttcctttggtGCTCAAGTCAAGCTGAAAAGTGGAAgggatagatttgtttatcctttgctgcTAAAAACCAACCGAAAAAAAGGAAGGGATAGATTGTTGTATCCCTTGAAACTAAAACACGACAACGAGTGTGATATAATGCAATAAATACGTGTGATttatccattttgaaaaaagttagcatagcaaaatttgattgagtcgtaaaatctacagcatatttttcacgatttggaggaaaaaatggtaaaacaaaaatttgttgctttaaaatcctgtttcgagagcaatttacagaccataatgacaattttaagctgtaaatttgaaaaataaccaaatcaaaaaaaaaaaagttaaatatgaacctgttatttgttattatttaatactcgtTTTGTATAtgatatatatcaatgcaaagcggaactcttcctctttaaaatgataccacatttgcaatgattacatgttgctggacttggctacacgaataacaatgaggcaaagtcacaaatcaaatgtgccaaaatgaCCGTTGTCTgtgtgaatggtcaataggtaatgctcaataatcaagcttttcagaaccattaatggtttacacaatgatttgcaccagtgagctcaCCAGGCACAATTAACCCTCatctcatgaaaaacaccttgtttgatggttatttgcaagacgatattctacagccggatgcagtcccatacttgcagactcttgtaccaaatgccatctttcaagaggacaacgctcgcccccatcgagcccgactggtgactgactacctgaacaatgttggggtgcaccgggtggattggcccgctaacagtccagacctgaataacatggaacatctgtgggaccatccactcgttactgaacttcttgtatcaataaagtgtattaataTCAGCcaagttgtcttgctctataccaaacttcttgtctcaataaagtggattaagatcagtaagtaaTGTCGTAAGTAATGTCGTAAGTAAtgttgcttgtttgaattacagtgtcaatttgattgttcaccCATAACACAAATTGcaaattttggcacatttgatttgtgactttgtctcgtTCTTATTAGCGTGGTCAAGTCGAGCAACATGTAAtcgttgcaaatgtggtatcattttaaagaggaacagttcattgcattgatatatatcatatacaaagagagtattaaataatgacaaataaattggattgaaaaaagtttccttactttttgtgagcagtttagttCCGCATATGAAAATGGAACAACATTTTGCGTCTAGTGCCAAACAAGCCTTTCTCTGCTTCTAAAGGAAATAACACGCTATACAACCACAGCGCCGTGCTGGTAACAGACTCACCGTAAACTGGTGGACAACCTTGGGAAAATAGAAAGCTCCAAACTCCTGTAGTCCTAAAGTCCCGTGTCTGGGTCAAAAGCGTTGTTTTCCGACTGCCACCCCGCGTGTAAGCTGAGCTTATCTGAAACCGTGTTCAGTTTGATACCTCTCGCTAAtatatggtggccccgaagggacatcgcataacgcaaacgtgtgcgcacacgtatgcaatgtcgtgaaacaattcgcgaatatatgcgcacacgtatacaatatcgtgaaacaattcgcgaatatgtgtgcacacgtatgcaatgtcgtgaaacaattcgcgaatatgtgcgcacacgtatgcaatgtcgtgaaacaaatcgcgaatatgtgcgcacacgtatgcaatctcgtgaaccaaatcgtgaatatgtgcgcacacgtatgcaatttcgtgaaccaaatcgtgaatatgtgcgcacacgagtgcgatttgttttgcaatgtcgtgaattttattgcataccatgttgcataccattaggatgatgtcatagttgtggataatttgttaccgatctaggtagtactgtggcgctacagcaggctccctctgtaaagcatgtgtttacccaggaacttggcaccaggccaaggacgaccacacgcctcgcttgcctcacaacaaagactactgctgcaatgactaccgcttatctcactgttggaaagaaaccccccagatcattagacattttattcaaaggtatgcaacatggtatgcaataaaattcacgacatcgcaaataatattcgcagacgtgtgcgcacatattcgcgaattgtttcacgacattgcatacgtgtgcgcacatattcgcgaattgtttcacgacattgcatacgtgtgcgcacatatttgcgaattgtttcacgacattgcatacgtgtgcgcacatattcgcgaattgtttcccgacattgcattcgtgtgcgcacatatttgcgaattgttttacgacattgcatgcgtatgcgcacacgtttgcgatatgcgatgtcccttcagggccaccatactaacatcatagagtaaggacataTCAGTACAGGAATGTGGGGTTGTAACGCTATGAGGTTTTGTGAATACACAACCAATGCGGGGTGACCACAAATTGCAGGGACGTTGCCCCGTGAGCCATGACGGAAATCCCGTGTCAAATTTCAGATGGCTAATGAAAAAAATCCATCAACCTCAGCTACGTTGTCTACAGCAGAAGGGGGTTTCCCCGTTTTAGGAGGCGAGTTGTGAGCAAGTTGTTGAACCCTGGTTGGTGAACCCTGGGCGAACAAAGGTGTTGAAAATAGTTTCATCAACACTTttagtaaaaacaatttttgttctaATATTCTAATAAGGCCCGCATCCTACCTGCAGTTATTAAAGAATACTGTTACAATTCATGAACAACATTTAGAATAGGGGCGTAGATAAATATAAAATATCAGATCTGCCATCTGACAACATAGTGCGGACAAAACATAGGCCTAATTTCCCAATAAAAGCATCAAACACATGGGTCCATCCATTTCATGTAGGCCTAAGGCAAGCAAAAACGACATACCATTGCCTTCTCGGTGAGGAATCGAGTCAGCAAGGTACAATTCATCACAATCGGAACTCAATTACCATGTGTATTATTGCCAAACAAGAACCCGGAAGTAGGCCTACGCCACCTATATTGGCCATTGCAgtttagtaaaacaaaataaaaagtccGACGGCAAACCCACAAGTCCGACGGCCAACCGacaactccgacggacaacccacaactccgacggacaacccacaactccgacggacaacccacaactccgacggacaacccacaactccgacggacaactcacaactccgacggccaacccacaactccgacggacaacccacaactccgacggcctaactcacaactccgacggacaacccacaactccgacggcccaactcacaactccgacggcccaactcacaactccgacggcccaactcacaactccgacggcccaactcacaactccgacggcccaactcacaactccgacgg
This genomic stretch from Asterias amurensis chromosome 9, ASM3211899v1 harbors:
- the LOC139941674 gene encoding beta-4C adrenergic receptor-like, with amino-acid sequence MTMATELMTTNMATTLMTETHTFFISPENATSDSYFVMTTDDELINSTDDTSVENFTTASDDILVTTPMGDGQTFRFEDYTQRAIIGSLVCFVALSGFVGNVLVILAVVLSKKLQTRTNAFVVNLASADLVTCLTAPFAAVALFSMNGWPMPEVVCIVAAAIGFPSVGCSIMNLAAISINRFVLITRSIGTYHSIYTPKKIAAMLVFTWLYPALVCSLPLFGIGKYGYSDKYKTCSQDTSVESSDLFSMLLSALIYPIPLIILFVCYFKIYRHVTGHMKKMMGEGIEMAETSNPSGASSTQLHKEPAGSFSKRQVQITKNLFLVVCAFIACLAPFFIALLIPPSDPVIPWTGAIIIFNSAVNPVIYGVKHPHFKEVFRQMLRCRYHMIPEPSSCLRKMRSK